From Phragmites australis chromosome 5, lpPhrAust1.1, whole genome shotgun sequence, a single genomic window includes:
- the LOC133920178 gene encoding uncharacterized protein LOC133920178, translating into MDPSQMMFPMWAPPPAAVPPPSEDPSAPFLPPPNAQLAPNRGWKRKNPSSAAGYQPPALGDLQVQNRAKARRWFKNHNPSQNNPNHHHNNRKYFFPKNKAAAPRNTTSFIIRAKRAGGIASLVSPCPVTPAVLPTPRLSPSREGLADMAQAQWGVDGYGSMKGLIRLRSSPQPADPNSSDDDDEGNSSGSDVEEHVEVERRLDHDLSRFEMVYPARGEDPGGYVFEEDDEYDQDAHVARLEEENLTLKERLFLMEQEVGDMRRRLEALEARFSLNDGVGGGGGENAVEEAPPQNDANRENSSEDNAERVDVGSEKSGEKNADKGVVDLENIGENNADKGAVDSEKKHNAEKGAVGSEKSGEHNAGMVDSVSEKIIGEDDGEVMRLDASLQ; encoded by the coding sequence ATGGATCCGAGCCAGATGATGTTCCCCATGTGGgcccctcctcccgccgcagtgccTCCCCCCTCCGAGGACCCCTCCGCGCCCTTCCTCCCTCCGCCCAACGCCCAGCTCGCCCCCAACCGCGGCTGGAAGCGCAAGAACCCCAGCTCCGCCGCCGGCTACCAGCCTCCGGCCCTCGGCGACCTCCAGGTGCAGAACCGCGCAAAGGCTCGCCGCTGGTTCAAGAATCACAACCCCAGCCAGAACAACCCAAACCACCACCACAACAACCGTAAGTACTTCTTCCCCAAGAACAAGGCCGCCGCGCCTCGCAACACCACCTCCTTCATCATCCGTGCCAAGCGCGCTGGTGGCATCGCGTCCCTCGTGTCTCCCTGCCCTGTCACGCCCGCCGTGCTCCCCACCCCGCGCCTCTCCCCCTCCCGCGAAGGCCTCGCTGACATGGCTCAGGCACAGTGGGGCGTCGACGGGTACGGCTCAATGAAGGGCCTCATCCGCCTCCGCAGCTCCccccagcccgccgaccccaaCTCGTctgatgacgatgatgaggGAAACTCCAGCGGCAGTGACGTCGAGGAGCACGTGGAGGTGGAGCGCCGGCTTGACCATGACCTCAGCCGCTTTGAGATGGTGTACCCAGCAAGAGGGGAGGATCCTGGGGGCTACGTGTTTGAGGAGGACGACGAGTATGACCAGGATGCACATGTGGCTCGCCTGGAGGAGGAGAACCTGACGCTAAAGGAGAGGCTTTTCCTCATGGAGCAGGAGGTGGGTGACATGAGGCGCCGTCTGGAGGCGCTTGAGGCGCGGTTTTCACTAAATGATGGtgttggcggcggcggtggtgagaACGCAGTTGAAGAAGCTCCTCCTCAGAATGATGCAAACAGGGAGAATAGCAGCGAGGACAATGCGGAGCGGGTTGATGTGGGATCAGAGAAAAGTGGAGAAAAAAATGCAGACAAGGGTGTAGTGGACTTAGAGAACATTGGAGAAAACAATGCAGACAAGGGTGCTGTGGATTCAGAGAAGAAACACAATGCAGAGAAGGGTGCTGTGGGTTCGGAGAAGAGTGGCGAACACAATGCAGGGATGGTTGATTCAGTGTCAGAGAAGATCATCGGTGAGGACGATGGTGAAGTGATGAGGCTTGATGCTTCTTTGCAGTGA
- the LOC133920181 gene encoding metal tolerance protein C2-like isoform X1 gives MDTPKAKEAAWNANYGVVGSRDRRLAFSRQLSLVSSNSNATTPHLARSDSSISMPPQLVLGLGLGAPPPKPKKLLYLASRPMRRLALLLALNVAYSATELAIGLFTGRVGLVSDAFHLTFGCGLLTFSLFAMAASRTKPDNLYTYGYKRLEVLAAFTNALFLLFLSFSLAVEALHAFMQDESEHKHYLVVSAVTNLFVNLLGVWFFRSYARVNIVYRNAEDMNYHSVCLHVLADSIRSAGLILASWFLSLGVENAEVLCLGIVSVAVFMLVLPLFKATGNILLQIAPGNVPPSAFLKCCRQITACEDVSEVCQGRFWELAPGHGVGSLSIRVKSGADDQSVLEYVHGLYQDLGIQDLTVQTDDS, from the exons ATGGACACCCCCAAAGCCAAGGAGGCAGCGTGGAACGCCAACTACGGCGTCGTCGGCAGCAGAGACCGCCGCCTGGCCTTCTCCCGCCAGCTCTCTCTCGTCTCCTCCAACTCCAACGCCACCACGCCTCACCTCGCCCGCTCCGACTCCTCCATCTCCATGCCGCCCCAACTCGTACTCGGACTCGGACTCGGCGCCCCACCGCCCAAGCCCAAGAAGCTCCTCTACCTTGCCAGCCGCCCCATGCGCCGCCTggccctcctcctcgccctcaACGTCGCCTACTCCGCCACCGAGCTTGCCATCGGACTTTTCACCGGACGCGTAG GCTTAGTTTCGGATGCTTTCCATTTGACGTTTGGATGTGGCTTGTTAACTTTCTCATTGTTTGCTATGGCTGCCTCTCGAACCAAGCCTGATAATCTATACACCTACGG GTACAAGAGATTGGAGGTCCTGGCTGCCTTTACAAATGCT CTGTTTCTGTTGTTCCTGTCTTTCTCTTTGGCTGTTGAAGCATTGCACGCATTTATGCAAGATGAATCAGAGCACAA GCATTATCTCGTTGTCTCTGCTGTCACCAACCTTTTTGTCAATTTACTCGGTGTTTGGTTTTTTCGGAGCTATGCTCGTGTTAACATAG TATATAGGAATGCAGAGGATATGAATTACCACTCTGTCTGTTTGCATGTTCTGGCAGATTCAATACGGAG TGCAGGCTTGATACTAGCTTCATGGTTTCTTTCATTGGG GGTTGAGAATGCAGAAGTTTTGTGCCTGGGGATCGTTTCAGTTGCGGTGTTCATGCTTGTTTTACCACTGTTTAAAGCTACTGGTAACATACTACTGCAGATTGCACCTGGCAACGTGCCACCTTCAGCCTTTCTGAAGTGCTGCAGACAG ATTACTGCCTGTGAGGATGTTTCCGAAGTATGCCAAGGTCGATTCTGGGAGCTTGCGCCTGGTCATGGTGTTGGTTCTCTCTCCATTCGG GTGAAGAGTGGCGCTGATGATCAGTCAGTCCTTGAATACGTCCATGGTCTATATCAAGATTTGGGCATACAAGATCTGACCGTCCAAACCGATGATTCGTAG
- the LOC133920181 gene encoding metal tolerance protein C2-like isoform X2 — translation MDTPKAKEAAWNANYGVVGSRDRRLAFSRQLSLVSSNSNATTPHLARSDSSISMPPQLVLGLGLGAPPPKPKKLLYLASRPMRRLALLLALNVAYSATELAIGLFTGRVGTRDWRSWLPLQMLQLFLLFLSFSLAVEALHAFMQDESEHKHYLVVSAVTNLFVNLLGVWFFRSYARVNIVYRNAEDMNYHSVCLHVLADSIRSAGLILASWFLSLGVENAEVLCLGIVSVAVFMLVLPLFKATGNILLQIAPGNVPPSAFLKCCRQITACEDVSEVCQGRFWELAPGHGVGSLSIRVKSGADDQSVLEYVHGLYQDLGIQDLTVQTDDS, via the exons ATGGACACCCCCAAAGCCAAGGAGGCAGCGTGGAACGCCAACTACGGCGTCGTCGGCAGCAGAGACCGCCGCCTGGCCTTCTCCCGCCAGCTCTCTCTCGTCTCCTCCAACTCCAACGCCACCACGCCTCACCTCGCCCGCTCCGACTCCTCCATCTCCATGCCGCCCCAACTCGTACTCGGACTCGGACTCGGCGCCCCACCGCCCAAGCCCAAGAAGCTCCTCTACCTTGCCAGCCGCCCCATGCGCCGCCTggccctcctcctcgccctcaACGTCGCCTACTCCGCCACCGAGCTTGCCATCGGACTTTTCACCGGACGCGTAG GTACAAGAGATTGGAGGTCCTGGCTGCCTTTACAAATGCT ACAGCTGTTTCTGTTGTTCCTGTCTTTCTCTTTGGCTGTTGAAGCATTGCACGCATTTATGCAAGATGAATCAGAGCACAA GCATTATCTCGTTGTCTCTGCTGTCACCAACCTTTTTGTCAATTTACTCGGTGTTTGGTTTTTTCGGAGCTATGCTCGTGTTAACATAG TATATAGGAATGCAGAGGATATGAATTACCACTCTGTCTGTTTGCATGTTCTGGCAGATTCAATACGGAG TGCAGGCTTGATACTAGCTTCATGGTTTCTTTCATTGGG GGTTGAGAATGCAGAAGTTTTGTGCCTGGGGATCGTTTCAGTTGCGGTGTTCATGCTTGTTTTACCACTGTTTAAAGCTACTGGTAACATACTACTGCAGATTGCACCTGGCAACGTGCCACCTTCAGCCTTTCTGAAGTGCTGCAGACAG ATTACTGCCTGTGAGGATGTTTCCGAAGTATGCCAAGGTCGATTCTGGGAGCTTGCGCCTGGTCATGGTGTTGGTTCTCTCTCCATTCGG GTGAAGAGTGGCGCTGATGATCAGTCAGTCCTTGAATACGTCCATGGTCTATATCAAGATTTGGGCATACAAGATCTGACCGTCCAAACCGATGATTCGTAG
- the LOC133920182 gene encoding U-box domain-containing protein 24-like, producing the protein MAHDFGGDSEFEDQSNEGYQEPAFEAFMCPLTRQVMHDPVTIETGQTFEREAILKWFKECRDSGRKPTCPLTQTELRSTDISPSIALRNVIDEWRARNEEKELEKACNSLNLQSEDDTLHALVYISQMCQKSSAKKNLVRKEGIIPTIADMLKSNSRRVRLKSLEVLRVVVEDNNENKEELGEGDTIRTIIKFLSNEHFQERELAVSLLYELSKYEPICERIGAVYGAILLLVGMGSSKSENVISVEKAAVEKAENTLKNLEKYETNVKQMAENGRLQPLLTKLLEGTPEVQVAMAEYLGELALANDMKVVVAEQVGALLVSTMKTGTLPAREATLKALREISSNECSAKILLEAGILPPLVKDLFSVGAGHLPMRLKEVSAAILANLVASGANFRSIPLDESGQTLLSEDVVHSLLHLISNTGPAIECKLLNVLVGLTGSPTTVTDVVSAIRSSGATISLIQYVEAAHREIRVESLKLLRNVSPYMGAELADALGGSSGHLSSLLRVVSDDRSGVWEEQAAAVGLLGDLPERDWNLTRQLLDLGAFRTLASKLVELRRGTIRGNRHVAPFTEGAVKVLYRVTCALQEEAEYVELAREVGLAPLFVELLQQMSSGLDAVQVYSAMALENLSMRSSSLTTVPDAPPPPPGFMCACFGGGGKANNPKPGALGTCRVHGGFCSLRETFCLVETGCKAVERLVACLEHADARVVEAALAALSTLVGDDVANVTEGVVVMGEAEGLRPVVEVLVENRTEALQRRAVWAVERILRVEDIAQEVAVDQSVASALVEAYRNGDARTRQTAERALRHLDRIPNFSSAFHHAAAKPPATTAKNR; encoded by the exons ATGGCGCACGATTTTGGTGGAGATAGCGAGTTTGAGGACCAATCCAATGAGGGCTACCAAGAGCCTGCGTTCGAGGCATTTATGTGCCCCCTCACTAGGCAGGTCATGCACGATCCTGTTACCATCGAGACAGGTCAGACCTTCGAGCGAGAGGCCATTCTCAAGTGGTTTAAGGAATGCAGGGACAGTGGGAGGAAGCCAACGTGCCCGCTGACACAAACGGAACTACGCAGCACCGACATCAGCCCCAGCATAGCTTTGCGCAATGTCATCGATGAATGGAGGGCAAGGAATGAGGAAAAGGAGCTTGAGAAAGCCTGCAATTCTCTCAATCTACAGTCTGAAGATGACACCCTGCATGCTCTGGTGTATATCTCACAGATGTGCCAAAAGAGCAGTGCAAAGAAGAACCTTGTGCGCAAAGAAGGTATCATACCAACAATCGCTGACATGTTGAAGAGCAACAGCAGAAGGGTTCGCCTCAAGTCTCTTGAAGTCCTACGCGTGGTTGTTGAGGACAACAATGAAAATAAG gAAGAGCTGGGGGAAGGTGACACCATACGCACAATTATAAAGTTCTTGTCCAATGAGCATTTCCAGGAGAGGGAACTTGCAGTCTCACTGTTATATGAACTTTCAAAGTACGAGCCTATATGCGAAAGGATTGGTGCAGTCTATGGGGCTATACTTCTACTGGTTGGGATGGGAAGTAGTAAATCAGAGAACGTCATATCTGTGGAGAAAGCAGCTGTGGAGAAAGCGGAGAACACGCTGAAGAATCTGGAGAAGTATGAAACAAACGTCAAGCAGATGGCTGAAAACGGCAGGCTTCAGCCTCTACTTACCAAACTCCTTGAAG GCACACCTGAAGTGCAGGTTGCCATGGCTGAATACCTTGGTGAGCTTGCTTTGGCGAACGACATGAAGGTTGTGGTAGCGGAGCAGGTCGGGGCGTTGCTGGTGAGCACCATGAAGACCGGCACCCTGCCGGCAAGAGAGGCGACGCTCAAAGCGCTGAGGGAGATTTCATCAAACGAGTGCAGCGCCAAGATCCTGCTTGAGGCGGGCATCCTGCCGCCGCTGGTGAAGGACCTCTTCTCCGTTGGTGCCGGTCACCTGCCCATGAGGCTCAAGGAGGTGTCCGCTGCGATCCTGGCCAACCTGGTGGCCTCGGGCGCCAACTTCCGGTCCATCCCGCTAGACGAGAGCGGGCAGacgctgctgtcggaggatgttGTGCACAGCCTGCTCCATCTGATCAGCAACACCGGCCCGGCCATCGAATGCAAGCTCCTCAACGTCCTCGTCGGGCTCACCGGCTCCCCGACGACCGTCACTGACGTGGTGTCCGCCATCCGGAGCTCCGGCGCGACCATCAGCCTGATCCAGTACGTGGAGGCTGCGCACCGGGAGATCCGCGTGGAGTCCCTGAAGCTGCTGCGCAACGTGTCGCCGTACATGGGCGCGGAGCTGGCGGACGCCCTCGGCGGGAGCTCCGGCCACCTCAGCAGCCTGCTGAGAGTGGTCTCCGACGACAGGAGCGGCGTGTGGGAGGAGCAGGCGGCGGCCGTGGGGCTGCTTGGCGACCTCCCGGAGAGGGACTGGAACCTGACGCGGCAGCTGTTGGACCTGGGCGCGTTCCGGACGCTGGCGTCGAAGCTGGTGGAGCTCCGGCGGGGCACGATCCGCGGCAACCGGCACGTGGCGCCGTTCACGGAGGGCGCCGTGAAGGTGCTGTACAGGGTGACGTGCGCGCTGCAGGAGGAGGCGGAGTACGTGGAGTTGGCGCGGGAGGTGGGCCTGGCGCCGCTGTTCGTGGAGCTGCTGCAGCAGATGAGCAGCGGCCTGGACGCGGTGCAGGTCTACTCGGCGATGGCGCTGGAGAACCTGTCCATGCGGTCGAGTAGCCTGACGACCGTGCCagacgcgccgccgccgcctccaggcTTCATGTGTGCATGCTTCGGGGGCGGAGGGAAGGCCAACAATCCGAAGCCTGGGGCTCTGGGGACGTGCCGCGTGCACGGCGGATTCTGCTCGCTGCGGGAGACGTTCTGTCTGGTGGAGACCGGGTGCAAGGCGGTGGAGCGTCTGGTGGCGTGCCTTGAGCACGCGGACGCTCgggtggtggaggcggcgctggcggcgctGTCCACGCTGGTGGGGGACGACGTGGCGAACGTGACGGAGGGGGTGGTGGTGATGGGGGAGGCGGAGGGGCTGCGCCCCGTGGTGGAGGTGCTGGTGGAGAACCGGACGGAGGCGCTGCAACGGCGGGCAGTGTGGGCGGTGGAGCGGATCCTACGCGTGGAGGACATCGCgcaggaggtggcggtggaCCAGAGCGTGGCGTCGGCTCTGGTGGAGGCGTACCGGAACGGCGACGCCCGCACACGGCAGACGGCGGAGCGCGCGCTCCGCCACCTGGACAGGATCCCAAACTTCTCCAGCGCCTTCCACCACGCCGCCGCCAAGCCCCCGGCGACCACGGCCAAAAACAGATGA